The sequence below is a genomic window from Rhizobium sp. NXC14.
GTCCAAGGCCAATAGCCTTGAACTGATCAACCCCTTCAAGGCCGGCGACACGGTACTCGTTTGCGCGTTCGAAGACCGCAGCCAGCCTGATTTCTTCTACGAACATGGCTTCGCGGGGCGGCAGGGTGTTGTTGATTACGCCCACAAAGACGCGACGGTCACTGTTACGGTGTCGGGCTTCAACTACAACCAGTATGTACCCGCCGCTGACCTCACGCTGGTCAAGGTCGACCCCGTCGAGGCAGTCAAGAAGGCAACCCCGAAGGTCAGGACCATCGTCTTCCAGTCGGGCAGCCAGTGCGACCGTCTGGTCAAGTACCTGATTGCAGGCAACTCCATCACCCCACTCGTGGCCCGTCAGTTGTTCGGCGTCGAGCGCCTCGCAGCTCGCATCCTCGAAATCAAGAAGGCCGGCCACAAGGTCACCTCGACGATCAAGACCGATGTCAACGGCAAGGTCTACGCCGAGTACGCCCTTCGCAAGGCTGGGAGGGTCTACGCATGACCCAGAAGCTCCTCGGCTATCTCGCTTGGGACTACGCAACGAACACGCCGAAGAGCGGCACCCGCCGCTTCAAGGTCTGGACCACTGCGAAGGAAGCCTCCCGCTCCATCCCTGATGGCTCGAACCGCTACGGTGTGAAGCCAATCTATGTGGAGGTTGAGGAATGAAGGACTTCATCGACCAAGAACTCGCAGTAGGTGATCGTGTTGTGCATGGCGTGGGCGGTCGCGGTGGCGGTCTCTCCGGCCCCTACAAGGTCGTCGGCTTCACCGAGCAGATGGTGAAGATCGACTACAAGAGAGCGTGGCGTAAGGAAGACTACTCGCTGGTCGCTCCGCATTGCCTCGTGAAGGTGGCACCATGAGCAGGGCGATGCACGAGTTCCTCAGCGGCTTCTTCGCGATGGCCGTCGTCCTCAGCCTATTTCTGTTCATGATCGTCACGGCCATCCTCGCCTTCAAGGCGCTCGGCCCGCTGGTCGGGGCCGTGGTCGTGATCTTCTGGGCCTCTGTCATCAGCGGCCTGAGGGACGCCCTGAAGTAACCCATGTCAGAAAGCTCCTTCGTTCGTAAGGAGCCATGCCCGCAGTGCGGCTCAAGGGACAACCTTGGCCGCTACTCGGACGGCCACGGCCACTGCTTCGGCTGTGACTACTACGAGCCGGGAGATGGCTCCGCACCCCAAACATCAAGGAAAGCAAAGATGTCGCGAGAACTCATCTCGGGCGGGGAATACCGTGCCCTTTCAAAGCGCGGCATCACCGAAGAAACCTGCCGCAAGTTCGGCTACCAGATCGGTCACTTCAAAGACCAACTTGTCCACATCGCCC
It includes:
- a CDS encoding helix-turn-helix domain-containing protein codes for the protein MTQYAVGTHVRHTKFPQYGIGRVRFCHTNGTSMAVEFENPTMLGHDCAGHGKPNHCRWSKANSLELINPFKAGDTVLVCAFEDRSQPDFFYEHGFAGRQGVVDYAHKDATVTVTVSGFNYNQYVPAADLTLVKVDPVEAVKKATPKVRTIVFQSGSQCDRLVKYLIAGNSITPLVARQLFGVERLAARILEIKKAGHKVTSTIKTDVNGKVYAEYALRKAGRVYA